In Nitrospira sp., one DNA window encodes the following:
- a CDS encoding mechanosensitive ion channel, with protein sequence MLSSMSFRAPTHIAFPRSGLRARSTIGCRPFRLCVLVLLLVGAAIDRSFAAEQRAIPTPTAASELIPMAPVRLDGRVLFKVRGVSAFPAEQRAGLTEQRLRDIASNESLPLDSLHVEERRDRSLLKFSDELVMTVYDADAEIEGVSRHLLAEAYQRRIKTELAVYRHDRNPEILLTHTIYAVGATTAFLLSVYLLVLGFRRADRLLEKRYQTKVESLRGKIFRFVESELIWNGIRSSGQLVRTMLILFLLFIHSQFVLGLFPWTKALSARLLSLVLDPLQTMGLAVIDAVPRLIFLVILAVVIRYTLKLLKMYFTAIQQGTFFLSGFDADWAMPTYRILRTVTIAFALVVAYPYVPGSDSEAFKGISILLGVIFSLGSSSVVANTIAGYTMIYRRAFKVGDRVMIDQLVGDVTAMRLQVTHLRSLKNEEITIPNSMILNSSVTNFSSLAQERGLILHAIVGVGYETSWRQVEALLLEAARRTEGVLQNPPPVVLLPSLGDFAVQYELNVHSDRPQESPQLYAALHHNILDLFNEHGVQIMTPAYQDDPVKPKIVPKDQWFAPPATPPAT encoded by the coding sequence ATGCTGTCGAGCATGTCCTTTCGTGCGCCTACACACATAGCGTTCCCTCGCTCAGGGCTCCGTGCTCGTTCCACCATCGGTTGCCGACCCTTCCGCCTCTGCGTCCTCGTGCTGTTGCTCGTCGGCGCGGCAATAGACAGGTCGTTCGCGGCCGAACAGCGAGCGATCCCGACGCCCACCGCCGCGTCGGAGTTGATCCCGATGGCCCCAGTAAGGCTGGATGGTCGAGTTCTGTTCAAAGTGCGCGGGGTCAGCGCCTTTCCGGCTGAGCAACGGGCCGGCCTCACCGAACAACGCCTGCGCGACATCGCCTCGAACGAAAGCCTCCCGCTGGACTCCCTCCATGTAGAGGAACGAAGAGACCGCTCTCTCCTCAAGTTCTCGGACGAGCTCGTGATGACGGTCTACGATGCTGATGCGGAGATCGAAGGGGTGTCACGCCATCTTCTAGCCGAGGCCTATCAACGCCGTATCAAGACCGAGCTCGCCGTCTACCGGCACGACAGGAATCCGGAGATCCTCCTCACTCATACGATCTATGCGGTGGGTGCGACCACGGCGTTCTTGCTGTCCGTGTATCTCTTAGTCCTGGGGTTCAGGCGCGCTGACCGGTTGCTGGAAAAACGATACCAGACGAAGGTGGAGAGCCTGCGCGGCAAGATCTTCCGGTTCGTAGAATCAGAACTGATCTGGAACGGCATCCGATCGTCGGGACAGCTCGTGCGCACGATGCTCATCCTCTTTCTGTTGTTCATCCATAGCCAGTTCGTCCTCGGCCTGTTTCCCTGGACGAAAGCGCTCTCAGCGAGACTCCTGTCGCTCGTGCTCGATCCACTCCAGACTATGGGACTGGCCGTCATCGATGCGGTGCCGAGGCTGATCTTCCTCGTCATCCTCGCGGTCGTCATTCGGTACACGCTCAAGCTGCTGAAGATGTATTTCACCGCCATTCAACAGGGCACGTTCTTCCTCAGTGGATTCGATGCCGACTGGGCGATGCCGACCTACCGCATTCTGCGAACGGTGACCATCGCCTTCGCATTGGTCGTCGCGTATCCGTACGTGCCGGGATCCGACTCGGAAGCGTTCAAAGGGATATCGATTCTGCTGGGCGTCATTTTTTCGCTCGGATCATCCTCGGTCGTCGCCAACACCATCGCGGGGTACACAATGATTTACCGCCGCGCCTTCAAAGTCGGCGACCGAGTCATGATCGACCAATTGGTCGGAGATGTGACCGCCATGCGGCTGCAAGTGACGCACCTGCGCTCCCTCAAGAACGAAGAAATCACGATCCCGAATTCCATGATTCTGAACAGCAGCGTCACGAATTTCAGCTCGCTCGCGCAGGAGCGAGGGCTGATCCTTCATGCGATCGTGGGAGTCGGTTACGAAACCTCCTGGCGACAGGTGGAAGCCCTGTTGCTCGAGGCGGCAAGGCGTACGGAGGGGGTGTTACAGAACCCTCCGCCGGTCGTCCTGCTGCCCTCGCTGGGCGACTTCGCGGTGCAATATGAATTGAACGTCCATTCAGATCGTCCCCAAGAAAGCCCCCAACTCTATGCCGCGCTGCACCACAACATCCTGGATCTCTTCAACGAGCACGGCGTGCAGATCATGACTCCGGCGTACCAGGACGATCCCGTAAAGCCCAAGATCGTGCCGAAGGACCAGTGGTTCGCGCCACCCGCCACGCCGCCCGCGACATGA
- a CDS encoding DUF3015 family protein encodes MTIRSATGLLIFLALCGSLLLSTACTVTDSIKNTLSSTTPNDWYRDDGLLKEEYKALAFATVNTENLLQDMAKGRGEYLESMGKLLGVPPSHEQEFFERAQRRMADGELSPRPRPEELVAALR; translated from the coding sequence ATGACTATCCGTTCTGCAACCGGTTTGCTCATATTCCTTGCGTTGTGTGGCAGTTTGCTGCTCTCGACGGCCTGCACTGTAACAGACAGCATCAAGAACACCTTGTCCAGCACGACGCCGAACGATTGGTATCGCGACGATGGCTTGCTGAAGGAGGAGTATAAGGCCCTCGCGTTCGCGACCGTGAACACCGAGAACCTGCTGCAGGACATGGCCAAGGGGCGCGGTGAGTATTTGGAATCGATGGGAAAACTCCTTGGGGTGCCTCCGTCTCACGAGCAGGAGTTTTTCGAGCGCGCACAGCGCCGCATGGCCGACGGAGAGCTATCTCCCCGACCAAGACCAGAAGAGCTTGTCGCGGCCCTTCGATAG